A stretch of Triticum aestivum cultivar Chinese Spring chromosome 1D, IWGSC CS RefSeq v2.1, whole genome shotgun sequence DNA encodes these proteins:
- the LOC123170306 gene encoding transcription repressor OFP8, whose protein sequence is MPSPGSFSRRSGDSFLLPRPPPVTDVGCGCRTPRLLSSIYSSLMSRARGGGGRSTKPKSPHASSTSTATAFSCSTAGATTATTVSSLDDSWGLATYATNTLYEDDPEARRQRQRTTTRTRRRRRQRNHGSSRRPERGVAMMARGEKEEEEEAAVAVEVESATPYEDFRESMVAMVVEKEMYAWEDLNALLHGFLSLNSPRNHPLILHAFADLWAPRGGLFCPPSPCLGL, encoded by the coding sequence ATGCCCTCGCCTGGTAGCTTCAGTCGGCGTAGCGGCGACAGTTTCCTTCTGCCCCGGCCGCCGCCGGTGACGGACGTGGGCTGCGGGTGCCGCACGCCGAGGCTTCTCAGCTCCATCTACTCGTCGCTCATGTCCCGTGCGCGTGGAGGAGGAGGCCGTAGCACCAAGCCCAAGTCGCCGCACGCGTCGTCCACGTCCACCGCCACCGCCTTCAGCTGCAGCACCGCgggcgccaccaccgccaccacggtCTCGTCCCTGGACGACTCGTGGGGCCTCGCGACCTACGCCACCAACACGCTCTACGAGGACGACCCCGAGGCGAGGCGCCAGAGgcagaggacgacgacgaggacgaggaggcgCAGGAGGCAGAGGAACCACGGTAGCAGCAGAAGGCCGGAGCGGGGCGTCGCGATGATGGCACgcggggagaaggaggaggaggaggaggctgcggTGGCGGTGGAGGTGGAGTCGGCGACGCCGTACGAGGACTTCCGGGAGTCCATGGTGGCCATGGTGGTGGAGAAGGAGATGTACGCGTGGGAGGACCTCAACGCGCTGCTCCACGGGTTCCTCTCGCTCAACTCGCCGCGCAACCACCCGCTCATCCTCCACGCCTTCGCCGACCTCTGGGCGCCGCGCGGCGGCCTCTTCTGCCCTCCGTCCCCGTGCCTAGGCCTCTAG